GCTTATGGACAGGAAGGGATGATCGGCGAGCACGGCAGGGCCGAGAGCGATATTCACGACGCGGGGGAGGTGTTTGTGCATGGCGAGCGCTGGCGAGCGCGCTCGGATATAGAGATCAAAGCCGGTACCGAAGTCGAAGTCGTCAAACTTTTGGACGGTCTGGTGCTTGAAGTGCGTGCAACAAATGACAACCCAAAAGTTAGCTGAAGTTTCAGCCGGTTCGCGACCAGGCCCGGGATCCGGGCTGCAGCTGTCGTCGGAGGAAAGTTAAGTGGCAACGTTGGACGCAGGCAATAGCTGCAGCCCGGATGCTCCCCACGGAGAGACGGAAGGTTCCCGGCTAACATCTAATAAAGGAGGCATAATATGTTCGGATTGGGATTAAGCTTGGCTTGGCCGATTGGCGTTCTCTTTCTGGTGGTTATTCTCGCCTCCGCAATCCGCGTTTTGTGGGAATATGAACGCGGCGTGATGTTTCGCCTTGGACGTTTCTCCTGCGTCAAGGGCCCAGGGCTGATTTTTATGATTCCGCTGGTTGACCGCATGGTCAAGGTCAGCATGCGCACCGTCGCGATGGATGTTCCACCGCAAGATGTCATCACCCGCGACAATGTGTCAGTTAAGGTTAATGCGGTGCTTTATTTTCGCGTGGTACATCCCGACAAGGCGCTGATCGAGGTCGAAGAGTATCTCTACGCTACCAGCCAACTGGCGCAGACCTCGCTGCGCAGCGTGCTCGGCCAGGTCGAACTGGATGAGCTGCTTTCACAGCGCGACAAGATCAATAAAAACCTGCAAGAGTTGCTCGACCGCCAGACCGACCCCTGGGGGGTCAAGATCTCCAACGTCGAGATCAAGCATGTGGATCTGCCCATCGAAATGCAGCGCGCCATGGCCCGTCAGGCCGAAGCCGAGCGCGAGCGGCGCTCCAAGATCATCCACGCCGAAGGGGAATCCCAGGCCGCGGCCAACCTGGCCAAGGCAGCCCAACTGCTTTCGACCGAATCGGGCGCCCTGCAGCTGCGTTTTCTGCAGACACTGACCGAAATCGCCGCGGAGAAGAACTCGACCATCCTCTTCCCGTTGCCG
Above is a genomic segment from Geopsychrobacter electrodiphilus DSM 16401 containing:
- a CDS encoding slipin family protein, with product MFGLGLSLAWPIGVLFLVVILASAIRVLWEYERGVMFRLGRFSCVKGPGLIFMIPLVDRMVKVSMRTVAMDVPPQDVITRDNVSVKVNAVLYFRVVHPDKALIEVEEYLYATSQLAQTSLRSVLGQVELDELLSQRDKINKNLQELLDRQTDPWGVKISNVEIKHVDLPIEMQRAMARQAEAERERRSKIIHAEGESQAAANLAKAAQLLSTESGALQLRFLQTLTEIAAEKNSTILFPLPMELITPFLDKAKQTKELKPQSTGSSTPQV